In a genomic window of Trichoderma atroviride chromosome 4, complete sequence:
- a CDS encoding uncharacterized protein (EggNog:ENOG41), with protein MRELFIYAKPKYGGVIQETPIPKPGPKEVLVKVIYAGLNPKDWKSTRHRTESEAFNAGDDVAGIVEAVGSEVYEFKPGDRVAGFHHMLSPHGTYAEYTIVKATTTFHLPPNISFESGASLPLAFMTAAIALYQGLKVPLPTAVPEADAGKIPILIWGGATAVGAFALQLAKLSNLGPIITVAGSGIDFVKSLHAADHIIDYRTGDVAQKIIAAAGSDKLKLAFDSISDPRSYEPISKVLAAFGGGTINMVDPVEDKNWKFPEGVKLSNTMVGSSHGDTWGRVSDEQAKVDQEFAFWFYRYLSHLLAEGKIKPHPVEVLPDGLNGIVAGVQALFDRKVSAKKLVARIGE; from the exons ATGAGAGAACTATTCATCTACGCCAAGCCCAAATATGGCGGGGTTATTCAAGAAACACCAATTCC AAAACCAGGACCAAAAGAAGTGCTCGTCAAAGTCATCTATGCCGGGCTGAACCCCAAAGATTGGAAG TCCACACGACACCGTACCGAGTCAGAAGCTTTCAACGCAGGAGACGATGTAGCTGGGATTGTCGAAGCCGTGGGCTCAGAGGTCTACGAGTTCAAGCCGGGCGATCGCGTCGCCGGCTTTCACCACATGCTCTCTCCTCACGGCACCTACGCCGAATACACCATTGTCAAAGCCACCACAACATTCCATTTGCCACCAAACATCTCCTTCGAATCAGGTGCTTCGCTTCCCCTGGCCTTCATGACAGCCGCCATCGCGTTGTACCAGGGCCTAAAAGTACCTTTGCCAACAGCCGTTCCCGAAGCAGATGCCGGAAAGATCCCAATCTTGATCTGGGGCGGCGCGACAGCCGTGGGAGCTTTTGCGCTGCAGCTCGCTAAACTGAGTAATCTCGGGCCCATCATAACAGTTGCTGGAAGTGGAATCGACTTTGTCAAGTCACTCCATGCGGCAGATCACATCATCGACTACCGGACGGGAGACGTTGCGCAAAAGATCATCGCTGCTGCGGGATCGGACAAGCTAAAGCTTGCCTTTGATTCCATATCTGATCCACGTAGTTACGAGCCCATCTCAAAAGTACTTGCGGCTTTTGGAGGCGGCACTATCAACATGGTCGACCCTGTCGAAGACAAAAACTGGAAATTCCCAGAGGGCGTTAAACTCTCCAACACAATGGTTGGTTCTTCCCATGGCGATACGTGGGGTAGAGTCAGCGACGAGCAGGCAAAAGTGGACCAGGAATTTGCATTCTGGTTTTACAGATACTTGAGCCATTTGTTGGCAGAAGGGAAGATTAAGCCTCACCCTGTCGAGGTGCTTCCAGATGGCTTGAATGGCATTGTTGCGGGAGTGCAGGCGCTATTTGACCGGAAAGTGAGCGCGAAGAAGCTCGTCGCCAG AATTGGCGAATAA
- a CDS encoding uncharacterized protein (EggNog:ENOG41~CAZy:GH115), with translation MLEQKIVSFEPGDGFSIVGANIFADEEDFPGVVIAASNLSQDFTKVIGHQSNPIVKTGPSPSPGKSCIVIGSLDKSPTIRLLRDQGKIDPSRIEGKWESWMTTIVRNPFDGYDNALVIAGSDKRGAIFGTYSLSEQIGVSPWHWWADVPPKKQQQIVALPVTTFNGEPSVKFRGIFINDECPGMDSWVHEKFGPNFDSNLYHYIFELLLRLKANFMWPAMWRGYPYPGRSFFVDDPKNQELADTYGIVMGTSHHEPMQRAMNEWSTTQPEGTWNWDTNKAKVTQYFKEGAERAVPYESYFTMGMRGEGDVPMTGGDPVKILTDVLAVQRDIIKKNYGKEDGVLQLMALYKEVQGYYEKGLVIPDDVTLLFGDDNFGTIRRLPTEEENKRSGGSGYYYHFQYTGYPRCYRWINSNTLGKALHQLQLAHYRGANRIWIFNVGDLKPVEIPMSFAFDLAWDVNSITATTLPQYFEHLATREFGEKYASQIGKSWYDFNKLVAIRKQDHIDASTFVIQKYHESDNILARWGKLMEEVEAIYSHMEEDQKSAFFQLVLHPVKATYIFTQVRVAQYTNQLFAKQRRNTTNVLLKKCISLMDDDHDLFEEFNSISDGKWDLILRQPHYGYGDTGAEPSRNMIDGLCYVQTKEDSNPSVGHMGIAVEGIEGINAGHINEDSDRTHPSRGGLEPGVTLPFITPYGEQTRYFEVFHRGTKEFSWKAKPQYDWIKLSTYEGHLNPRDDDIRVIITIDWAKVPADFDAKVMIEITGTRDGYEQVHMTVRNNRVPADFEGFVEESGHLAIDAGNYVTEPYIQLPALGRPIAGAVTLPFDTDFSKPDEIPFLKYPIYVFSQHDNTNLELQFNMTLETEKTKRMQYDVRFDGGSIKTYRLTEDESNAEDTPKNWAAAVMDCVWKKGHNLGTVKKGSHTIEVRLRSQNVCLEKLILDLGDLRYTYLGPPQSDFVKEGKSNGVDAIGHMDRLEIDLGF, from the exons ATGCTTGAACAAAAGATTGTATCCTTTGAGCCAGGAGACGGCTTCAGCATTGTCGGTGCTAATATCTTtgccgacgaagaagacttcCCAGGCGTGGTCATTGCGGCATCCAACCTGTCTCAAGACTTTACAAAGGTCATCGGGCATCAATCCAATCCCATTGTGAAAACTGGCCCTTCGCCTTCCCCGGGCAAATCCTGTATTGTTATTGGCTCTCTGGACAAATCCCCGACAATTCGGCTCCTGAGAGACCAAGGAAAGATTGATCCCAGTCGGATTGAGGGAAAATGGGAGTCGTGGATGACGACAATTGTGCGCAATCCTTTTGATGGCTACGACAATGCTTTGGTCATTGCTGGAAGTGATAAGAGAGGAGCTATTTTTGGCACCTATTCTCTCTCGGAACAAATTGGCGTATCACC ATGGCATTGGTGGGCTGATGTACCTCcaaaaaagcagcagcagattgtTGCTTTGCCCGTAACCACTTTCAACGGAGAGCCCAGCGTCAAATTTCggggcatcttcatcaacgACGAGTGTCCGGGGATGGACAGCTGGGTCCACGAAAAGTTTGGCCCCAATTTCGATTCAAATCTGTATCATTACATCTTTGAACTGCTCTTACGTCTCAAAGCCAACTTTATGTGGCCCGCAATGTGGAGAGGATATCCTTACCCTGGCCGGTCTTTCTTTGTGGATGATCCCAAGAATCAGGAGCTTGCAGATACATATGGTATCGTGATGGGCACTTCGCACCATGAGCCAATGCAGCGGGCCATGAACGAGTGGTCTACTACGCAACCCGAGGGTACCTGGAACTGGGACacaaacaaggcaaaggttACTCAATACTTTAAAGAAGGTGCAGAGAGGGCGGTGCCTTATGAATCCTACTTCACCATGGGGATGAGAGGCGAAGGCGATGTACCAATGACGGGCGGCGACCCTGTCAAGATCCTTACCGACGTGCTGGCTGTCCAGAGAGACATTATCAAGAAGAACTATGGAAAGGAAGACGGAGTTTTGCAACTCATGGCTCTCTATAAAGAAGTCCAGGGATATTACGAAAAGGGGCTCGTTATCCCCGACGACGTGACACTGTTATTCGGAGACGATAACTTTGGAACCATTCGCCGCCTTCCAACGGAGGAAGAGAATAAGAGGTCTGGAGGATCGGGCTACTACTACCATTTCCAATACACAGGCTATCCGCGCTGCTACAGATGGATCAACAGCAACACTCTGGGTaaagctcttcatcagctccaGTTGGCTCACTATCGGGGCGCCAATCGTATATGGATCTTCAACGTTGGAGATCTAAAGCCTGTCGAGATTCCCATGAGCTTCGCATTTGACCTAGCCTGGGATGTCAATTCCATCACGGCCACTACACTGCCGCAGTACTTTGAACACCTTGCTACACGTGAATTTGGCGAAAAATACGCAAGCCAGATTGGAAAGTCCTGGTACGATTTTAATAAACTGGTGGCAATACGTAAGCAAGACCACATCGATGCCTCTACGTTTGTCATTCAGAAGTACCACGAATCTGATAACATCCTTGCGCGGTGGGGCAAACTCATGGAGGAAGTTGAAGCCATCTACTCACATATGGAGGAGGATCAAAAGTCGGCTTTTTTCCAGCTCGTGCTTCATCCCGTAAAGGCCACCTACATTTTCACTCAAGTGCGTGTGGCTCAGTATACAAATCAACTTTTCGCCAAGCAGCGCAGGAACACGACCAATGTCTTGTTAAAAAAGTGCATTAGCCTCATGGATGACGATCATGATTTGTTCGAGGAGTTCAATTCCATCTCGGATGGCAAATGGGATCTCATACTTCGTCAGCCGCACTACGGCTATGGCGATACCGGCGCGGAGCCCTCACGCAACATGATTGACGGGCTTTGTTACGTGCAAACTAAAGAGGACTCGAATCCGAGTGTTGGTCATATGGGAATAGCCGTGGAAGGCATTGAGGGCATCAACGCCGGTCATATCAATGAGGATTCGGATAGAACTCATCCATCCCGCGGAGGTCTCGAACCTGGAGTGACCCTTCCGTTCATCACTCCTTATGGAGAACAGACTCGCTACTTTGAGGTATTCCACCGTGGTACAAAGGAGTTTAGCTGGAAGGCCAAGCCACAGTATGACTGGATCAAACTGTCCACGTACGAAGGCCATCTCAACCCtcgagatgatgatatcAGAGTCATTATTACCATTGACTGGGCGAAAGTGCCTGCTGATTTTGATGCCAAGGTCATGATTGAAATTACTGGCACTCGTGATGGCTACGAGCAGGTTCATATGACTGTCAGGAACAATCGTGTTCCGGCTGATTTTGAAGGTTTTGTCGAAGAGAGCGGCCACCTGGCCATTGATGCCGGGAATTATGTCACAGAGCCCTATATCCAGCTGCCTGCTCTCGGTCGGCCAATTGCCGGAGCCGTCACGCTCCCCTTCGATACCGATTTCAGCAAGCCGGATGAGATTCCATTTCTCAAGTATCCGATTTACGTCTTTTCCCAGCACGATAATACCAATCTCGAGCTTCAATTCAACATGACGCTTGAAACAGAAAAGACGAAGCGGATGCAGTATGATGTGCGCTTTGACGGTGGATCCATCAAAACATATCGCCTTACCGAGGATGAATCGAATGCCGAGGACACTCCTAAGAACTGGGCCGCCGCTGTCATGGACTGCGTCTGGAAAAAAGGGCACAACTTGGGCACTGTGAAGAAGGGTAGCCACACGATTGAGGTGCGGCTTAGGAGCCAGAATGTCTGTCTAGAGAAGCTGATTCTTGATCTTGGGGATTTGCGATATACGTATCTGGGGCCGCCGCAGAGTGACTTTGTTAAGGAGGGGAAGAGTAATGGTGTAGACGCTATTGGACATATGGATCGCTTGGAGATTGACTTGGGCTTTTAa
- a CDS encoding uncharacterized protein (EggNog:ENOG41) — MSEATKPTLYPRYCFHLSPTVNTWCLLHAAEIHALDQHAGFDAEHFYFYKNLPIKWVRVVGIVVAVEQFANRRLYTIDDSSGSNIVAVTTSPVSVEPKSELAACELRTNTEARAAGLQRADPYADIDVGAVVDVKGGLSTYRDERQINIEKMVIVKSTTQEVALWEKRTKFCRKVLDVPWLLRDKDIRHCRREAERSDAKKQQKRVKEEEKKQLRTKETDAKLPVRGLKRKASGDDGAAKRMRMIIKENALTGKYSALGL; from the exons ATGAGCGAGGCAACCAAGCCGACACTTTATCCGCGATACTGTTTCCACCTATCGCCAACCGTGAATACGTGGTGCTTATTGCACGCTGCCGAAATCCATGCTTTGGATCAACATGCCGGCTTTGACG CGGAGCACTTCTATTTCTACAAAAACCTGCCGATAAAATGGGTGCGAGTCGTCGGtatcgtcgtcgctgtcgaACAATTCGCCAACCGACGACTGTATACCATCGAtgacagcagcggcagcaacattGTTGCCGTGACTACATCTCCAGTCTCTGTGGAACCAAAGAGTGAATTGGCAGCTTGCGAACTACGGACGAATACAGAAGCACGAGCGGCTGGTTTACAACGGGCAGACCCGTACGCAGATATTGACGTAGGCGCGGTAGTTGACGTGAAGGGAGGATTGTCAACTTATCGTGACGAACGACAGATTAATATCGAAAAGATGGTCATCGTGAAGAGCACAACTCAAGAAGTGGCGCTCTGGGAGAAGCGAACCAAGTTCTGTCGCAAGGTCCTGGATGTACCTTGGCTGCTTCGAGATAAGGATATACGCCATTGTCGTCGGGAAGCAGAACGTTCCGATGCAAAGAAACAACAGAAGAGGGtaaaggaggaggagaagaagcaactcAGAACAAAAGAAACCGATGCGAAGCTACCCGTAAGAGgcttgaaaagaaaagcctcTGGTGATGACGGCGCAGCCAAGAGAATGCGGATGATTATCAAGGAGAATGCATTAACAGGGAAATACAGTGCTCTTGGATTATAG